Below is a window of Sporosarcina ureae DNA.
ATTTATCTTCTGTACCATGATCATTGTTACTCATACTATCTCCTCCGTTTCGTTGTTACTATATAAATACCCACTTTTCGAACGTGAAAACATGTTTTTATAAACGCCACATATTGGGAAGAACCGGAAACCTTTTTAGGCTCCGGTTTTCAAGTGTCTGCAAATGTCTGGCATTACGGTTTACTGTTCATTCCTGCAAGGTGACTAAATTGCTCCATAAGTTTTTCCCGTGACTGCTTATTTCGCATGATATATAGTGCGCCAAGTCCGACAGCTGTCATCGCCATTTTGTTCATTTGTCCAACACCTCCGACATACAGTATGGTGCATATTCCGTGTAATATACAAAAAACTAAATATAAAGCAATTGCTTATCTGATTATTTCCTGTTTAATTGACGTTATGATGATATAATTCCAGTATTCGCATTAAACGGACAGGAAGTGTCAACATGAATATACAAGCTAAATCGACAATTCGTGACTTACGATTTTGGCGGATTGTCATTGGTCTCGGTATCGCATCTGTGCTAATCTTTGCTGCGATGTATGCCATCCAACCTTTATTGCCTATATTAACAAAGCAATTTAACGTTTCTGTATCCACTGCGAGTTTGGCCATGTCCATCAACACCATCGGACTTATTTTAGGGCTTGTAGTTCTGGGGTTTTATTCCGATCGTCTTGGTAGATCCGTTTTTGTGAAAGTATCCATTTTACTTACTGCGCTTTTATTCATTCCGATGTTTTTGACTAACTCTTTCACTGTCATACTCATACTGCGATTCCTGCAGGGCTTTGCTATGTCTGGGGTACTTGCGGCAGCACTTGCTTATATCAATGAAGAAATCCATGAACGGTCTGTTAGTTTGGCGACTGCGTTATATATTTCATTTAATGGGACAGGAGGCATGCTCGGACGTTTTGTGACAGGTTATTTGGCGGAACGCTGGTCGTGGGAACTATCGCTTCAGTTATTAACTGTTGTCGGCATAGTGGTGTTTGCTATCTTGCTGTTCTTCTTGCCAAAATCTGCGTACTTCGAGCCAAGTGTAGAGTCGATAAAAAAGGATATTCAGGGCTTCGGCTATCATTTGAAGAATCCTACCTTGCTCGTTGTTTTTGGCTTGGGTATTGTGCTACAACTCAGCTTCACGGGCATGTGGACGTTCCTACCGTTTCATTTAACTGCATCACCTTTTAGTCTGACGCTGGATGAAGTGTCTTATATCTACTTTGCCTATGCATTTGGTATTATCGGCGCTCCAATGGCTGGTTCAATTGCAGTCAAGTATGGTATGAATACTGTGCGCTTTACGGGTGTCCTCTTGTTGGCTATCGGTTGCCTTCTGACTATTGCCGTCAAATTACCTTTGATTATTATCGGATATTGTATAATTTGTTTAGGCTTCTTTTCAGCTCACTCTTTGACGGCGGCTTCAGTCAGCAAGGAGGCGACGCATCATAAAGGAAGTGCGGCGAGTCTATACTTGGTATCTTATTATGTAGGTATGGCAGCGGGTAGTACGCTTGTAACGCCGTTGTGGCAATTTGCGGGTTGGACTGGACTTGCGATGTTTTCGGCTGTCGTACCGGTCGTCTACGTATTGATGATCCGCTTGCGGCGAAAGGTGTTAAGTCGTGCGTGAAGAGTAAACTGGATGCAAGTTGTTATCCAAGTATCACTTATTTATCATAATTTAGTAGGTTTGAAAAAGTTTATATGTAGGGAAAACAAAAGAAGTACAAGTAGCGAGCCAGTGACTTTTCTAATACAAAGCCATGTGCTAAATTAGAGAAAAACCTGTGATTATACTATCGAAGTAGCTTGGTTGGTTTTCGACATAGAGAGCTCTACAACGTATACTTAAGCTAACTACATAAAATTTTACGGAAGGGACGTGAAGCTTTGACGAAAAAGGTATGGTTTCAGGTCGGTGTCGGCGTCTTATTGGCGCTATTGATCACCAAGTACTTTTTAGAAGTAAATTATATTTTTAAG
It encodes the following:
- a CDS encoding MFS transporter — translated: MNIQAKSTIRDLRFWRIVIGLGIASVLIFAAMYAIQPLLPILTKQFNVSVSTASLAMSINTIGLILGLVVLGFYSDRLGRSVFVKVSILLTALLFIPMFLTNSFTVILILRFLQGFAMSGVLAAALAYINEEIHERSVSLATALYISFNGTGGMLGRFVTGYLAERWSWELSLQLLTVVGIVVFAILLFFLPKSAYFEPSVESIKKDIQGFGYHLKNPTLLVVFGLGIVLQLSFTGMWTFLPFHLTASPFSLTLDEVSYIYFAYAFGIIGAPMAGSIAVKYGMNTVRFTGVLLLAIGCLLTIAVKLPLIIIGYCIICLGFFSAHSLTAASVSKEATHHKGSAASLYLVSYYVGMAAGSTLVTPLWQFAGWTGLAMFSAVVPVVYVLMIRLRRKVLSRA